From Pseudomonas sp. StFLB209, a single genomic window includes:
- a CDS encoding response regulator transcription factor: MTRILAIEDDAVTAREIVAELSSHGLDVDWVDNGRDGLDKAVSGDYDLITLDRMLPQVDGLTIVTRLRAQGISTPILMISALSDVDERVRGLRAGGDDYLSKPFASDEMAARVEVLLRRNSPASEQKSQLLVGDLELDLMTREARRGERTLTLLPTEYKLLEFLMRNHGQVITRMMIFQEVWGYHFDPGTNLIDVHIGRLRKKIDPPGSAPLIRTVRGTGYVISEPA, translated from the coding sequence ATGACCCGAATCCTGGCAATCGAAGATGACGCCGTCACCGCAAGGGAGATCGTCGCGGAACTCAGCAGTCACGGGCTGGATGTGGACTGGGTAGACAACGGGCGTGACGGTCTGGACAAGGCCGTCAGTGGCGATTACGACCTGATTACCCTGGACCGCATGTTGCCGCAGGTCGACGGGCTGACCATCGTCACCCGCCTGCGCGCCCAGGGCATCAGCACGCCGATCCTGATGATCAGCGCGCTGTCAGACGTCGATGAGCGGGTTCGTGGCCTGCGCGCCGGGGGCGACGACTATCTGTCCAAGCCCTTTGCCTCCGACGAGATGGCCGCCCGGGTCGAGGTGCTGCTGCGCCGTAACAGCCCGGCCAGCGAGCAGAAAAGCCAGTTGCTGGTCGGTGACCTGGAACTGGACCTGATGACCCGCGAGGCGCGCCGTGGCGAGCGGACCCTGACCCTGCTGCCCACCGAGTACAAGCTGCTGGAATTTCTGATGCGCAACCATGGCCAGGTCATCACCCGGATGATGATCTTCCAGGAGGTCTGGGGCTATCACTTCGACCCTGGCACCAACCTGATCGACGTCCATATTGGCCGCCTGCGCAAGAAAATCGACCCACCGGGCAGTGCGCCGCTGATCCGTACCGTAAGGGGCACGGGGTATGTCATTAGCGAACCTGCCTAA